A part of Fusarium oxysporum Fo47 chromosome III, complete sequence genomic DNA contains:
- a CDS encoding Alpha/Beta hydrolase protein, whose product MAPTDAEIKATIKAVVDDFRGWDLAPIMHYPNEEGLEFQDIYFPSDDGVPLEGWFIPCKGSNKIIIANHPHWFNRAGIPSHLEPWNQLMPGNDFEVNFIPDYKILHDAGYNVLAYDLRNHGLSGSGNQGLFGFFEWRDVLGSLRYIRGREDTKDMTIGLFSRCAGANATLSAMRHRPEAFKGVRCMIAPQPISAGSSIAVMLDKMGAPASYMEEADRQFFMKTSFHISQLSPPTDAKHANVPTFLYQVRDDPCTTPKDVQSVYDNIPIEDKKLKWIEGTDKRWDGYTYFQREPDQFLEWFAKYMN is encoded by the coding sequence ATGGCCCCAACAGATGCAGAGATCAAGGCCACTATCAAGGCCGTGGTCGACGACTTCAGAGGATGGGACCTCGCACCAATAATGCACTACCCAAATGAAGAAGGCCTTGAATTCCAAGACATCTACTTCCCCTCcgacgacggcgtccctcTAGAAGGCTGGTTCATCCCCTGCAAAGGTTccaacaagatcatcatcgccaaccaTCCTCACTGGTTCAACCGCGCCGGCATCCCTTCGCATCTCGAACCTTGGAATCAACTCATGCCCGGGAACGACTTTGAAGTCAATTTCATTCCTGATTACAAGATTCTTCATGATGCGGGGTATAATGTTCTTGCGTATGATTTGAGGAACCATGGACTCAGTGGAAGTGGGAATCAAGGACTCTTTGGGTTCTTTGAGTGGCGCGATGTTCTTGGATCGTTGAGATATATTCGTGGGAGGGAGGATACGAAGGATATGACGATTGGACTGTTTAGTCGCTGCGCTGGTGCAAACGCAACACTCTCAGCGATGAGACATCGGCCTGAAGCCTTCAAAGGTGTAAGATGCATGATTGCGCCCCAGCCTATATCAGCAGGTTCCTCCATCGCAGTTATGCTTGACAAAATGGGCGCTCCGGCATCGTAcatggaagaagctgatcgACAGTTCTTCATGAAGACGAGTTTTCATATAAGTCAATTGTCGCCGCCGACTGATGCGAAGCACGCCAATGTCCCGACGTTTCTGTATCAGGTTCGGGATGACCCTTGCACGACGCCGAAGGATGTTCAGTCTGTTTATGACAATATCCCTATCGAGGATAAGAAGTTGAAGTGGATTGAGGGGACGGACAAGAGGTGGGATGGGTATACGTATTTTCAGAGGGAGCCTGATCAGTTCTTGGAGTGGTTTGCAAAGTACATGAACTAG
- a CDS encoding catalase P3 — protein MSLNSNQLDPRQHPLQAIGNAIGAETQGERRNPRMSHMQGANEGPADVIAKVSGAQAGGKREDDGAYFTNNEGIPFPDPAHSKTVGGLPLISDTFLLQKQQTFNRSKNLERKSITALLQCMVHPCGSGAFGYFECTQDVTELTKANFLSSVGEKTPVFVRFSTVTLGREFPDEARNPRGFAIKFYTMEGNYDIVGLNFPVFFCRDPIQGPDVIRSQYRNPTNFLLDHDALFDLLANTPEANHAGLMFFSDHGTPQRWRFNHGYGCHTFKWVNSNGEFVYIKYHFIAKHGQKQFTDSEAMQMCGEDPDYSKRDLWEAIEKGEEIEWTAHVQVMDPRQADPDKLGFDPFDVTKVWPRSQFPMKEFGRLVLNKNPENFHRDVEQAAFSPGSMVPGIEDSPDPLLQFRMFFYRDAQYHRIGVNLHQIPVNCPFMAKSYASLNFDGQMRVDANHAGNKQYAPNSFAHKFRPDVAEAPYQVSDNIASRVSHYWHEGKKNDYDQAKDLWKKVMSEQEKKNTCYNTAKGLRRVKFPEIQSKYLAQVYNISEDYAQGIYDLLDQPQFEFSKVKELAETAQEWYKEPKFRPGPGSKLAGYPPSSAVYQA, from the exons ATGTCTCTTAACTCCAACCAACTAGACCCTCGCCAGCACCCTCTTCAGGCTATTGGCAATGCCATTGGCGCTGAGACTCAAGGAGAACGTCGAAACCCTCGAATGAGTCACATGCAAGGTGCCAATGAGGGACCAGCAGATGTCATCGCCAAGGTCTCTGGTGCACAGGCCGGAGGGAAGAGGGAGGATGATGGAGCGTACTTCACTAACAATGAGGGCATTCCCTTCCCTGACCC GGCTCATAGCAAGACGGTTGGTGGGCTTCCTTTGATCAGCGACACATTCCTCTTGCA GAAGCAACAGACCTTCAACAGGTCTAAGAATCTTGAGCGCAAGTCTATCACTGCTTTACTTCAAT GCATGGTTCACCCTTGTGGCTCTGGTGCCTTTGGATACTTCGAGTGTACCCAGGATGTGACTGAACTCACT AAAGCCAACTTCTTGTCGTCTGTTGGAGAAAAGACACCCGTCTTTGTCAGATTCTCTACTGTGACTCTCGGTCGAGAATTCCCAGACGAGGCTCGTAACCCTCGAGGCTTCGCCATCAAATTCTACACCATGGAGGGGAACTACGACATTGTCGGCCTAAACTTC cccgtcttcttctgccgCGACCCCATTCAAGGACCAGACGTCATCCGCTCTCAGTACCGCAACCCAACAAACTTCCTCCTCGATCACGACGCCCTCTTCGATCTCCTCGCCAACACCCCCGAAGCCAACCACGCGGGCCTCATGTTCTTCAGCGATCACGGAACTCCCCAAAGGTGGCGCTTCAACCACGGCTACGGCTGCCACACCTTCAAGTGGGTAAACTCCAACGGAGAGTTCGTCTACATCAAATACCACTTCATCGCAAAGCACGGTCAGAAGCAGTTCACTGACAGTGAAGCTATGCAAATGTGCGGTGAAGATCCCGATTACTCGAAGAGAGATCTTTGGGAGGCTATTGAAAAGGGTGAGGAGATTGAGTGGACGGCTCATGTGCAAGTCATGGATCCTAGACAAGCGGACCCTGATAAGCTTGGGTTCGATCCTTTTGATGTCACAAAGGTTTGGCCGCGATCGCAGTTCCCGATGAAGGAGTTTGGAAGATTGGTGCTAAACAAGAACCCTGAGAACTTCCATCGAGATGTGGAACAGGCTGCTTTTTCGCCTGGTAGTATGGTCCCTGGTATTGAAGACTCTCCTGATCCCCTTCTTCAATTCCGCATGTTCTTCTACCGCGACGCTCAATATCATCGCATCGGTGTCAATCTGCACCAAATCCCCGTCAATTGTCCTTTCATGGCCAAGTCCTATGCGTCACTCAACTTTGACGGGCAGATGCGTGTTGATGCCAATCACGCAGGCAACAAACAATATGCACCCAACAGCTTCGCTCACAAGTTCAGACctgatgtcgctgaagcgCCGTATCAGGTCAGCGACAACATCGCAAGCAGGGTCAGTCACTATTGGCATGAGGGTAAGAAGAATGATTATGACCAAGCGAAGGATCTGTGGAAGAAGGTTATGAGtgagcaggagaagaagaatacTTGCTACAACACAGCCAAGGGTCTTCGTCGAGTCAAGTTTCCCGAGATCCAG AGCAAATATTTGGCCCAGGTGTACAACATCTCAGAGGATTATGCACAGGGCATTTATGATCTTCTGGACCAACCTCAGTTTGAGTtttccaaggtcaaggaaCTGGCTGAGACTGCGCAGGAGTGGTATAAAGAGCCCAAGTTTAGGCCTGGTCCTGGATCAAAGTTGGCTGGATATCCTCCGTCTTCAGCCGTTTATCAGGCATAA
- a CDS encoding uncharacterized protein (expressed protein), with protein MPMQNRVQSISDRTIPQKHDPSKTDKFTCSSRKPGTPKWSNPACPRSEKLEEQARFSSAKNDQAKQY; from the coding sequence ATGCCAATGCAGAATAGAGTTCAATCAATCTCCGATCGAACCATCCCCCAAAAGCACGATCCCTCCAAGACCGACAAATTCACATGCAGCTCCCGAAAGCCTGGGACTCCAAAGTGGAGCAATCCGGCTTGCCCCCGATCCGAGAAGTTGGAAGAACAAGCCCGTTTCAGCTCCGCCAAGAACGATCAAGCCAAGCAATATTAA
- a CDS encoding glycosyl hydrolase family 3 N terminal domain-containing protein, whose product MKLNWVAAALSIGAAGTDGTVALASEVPGTLAGVKVVTRDTLAHSPPHYPSPWMDPNAIGWEEAYAKAKNFVSQLTLLEKVNLTTGVGWQGERCVGNVGSIPRLGMRGLCLQDGPLGIRLSDYNSAFPAGTTAGASWSKSLWYERGLLMGTEFKGKGIDIALGPATGPLGRTAAGGRNWEGFTVDPYMAGHAMAEAVKGIQDAGVIACAKHYIANEQEHFRQSGEVQSRKYNISESLSSNLDDKTLHELYAWPFADAVRAGVGSVMCSYNQINNSYGCQNSKLLNGILKDEMGFQGFVMSDWAAQHTGAASAVAGLDMSMPGDTAFDSGYSFWGGNLTLAVINGTVPAWRVDDMALRIMSAFFKVGKSVEDLPDINFSSWTRDTFGFVQTFAQENREQVNFGVNVQHDHKNHIRESAAKGSVILKNTGSLPLNNPKFLAVIGEDAGPNPAGPNGCGDRGCDNGTLAMAWGSGTSQFPYLITPDQGLQNRAAQDGTRYESILTNNEWAQTQALVSQPNVTAIVFANADSGEGYIEVDGNFGDRKNLTLWQQGDELIKNVSSICPNTIVVLHTVGPVLLADYEKNPNITAIVWAGLPGQESGNAIADLLYGKVSPGRSPFTWGRTRESYGTEVLYEANNGRGAPQDDFSEGVFIDYRHFDRRSPSTDGKSAPNNTAAPLYEFGHGLSWTTFEYSDLNIQKNVNSTYSPPAGQTIPAPTFGNFSKNLNDYVFPKGVRYIYKFIYPFLNTSSSASEASNDGGQFGKTAEEFLPPNALNGSAQPRLPSSGAPGGNPQLWDILYTVTATITNTGNATSDEIPQLYVSLGGENEPVRVLRGFDRIENIAPGQSAIFNAQLTRRDLSNWDVNAQNWVITDHPKTVWVGSSSRKLPLSAKLE is encoded by the exons ATGAAGCTGAATTGGGTCGCCGCAGCCCTCTCTATAGGTGCTGCTGGCACTGATGGTACAGTTGCTCTTGCTTCTGAAGTTCCAGGCACTTTGGCTGGTGTAAAG GTTGTCACGAGAGATACACTCGCACACTCGCCTCCTCACTATCCTTCACCATGGATGGATCCTAATGCCATTGGCTGGGAGGAAGCTTACGCCAAAGCGAAGAACTTTGTGTCCCAGCTCACTCTCCTCGAAAAGGTCAACTTGACCACTGGTGTTGG GTGGCAAGGCGAACGCTGTGTAGGAAACGTGGGATCAATTCCTCGTCTTGGTATGCGAGGTCTTTGTCTTCAGGATGGTCCTCTTGGAATTCGTCTGTCCGATTACAACAGTGCTTTTCCCGCTGGCACCACAGCTGGTGCTTCTTGGAGCAAGTCTCTCTGGTATGAGAGGGGTCTTCTGATGGGAACTGAGTTCAAGGGGAAGGGTATCGATATCGCTCTTGGCCCTGCTACTGGTCCTCTTGGCCGCACTGCTGCTGGTGGACGAAACTGGGAGGGCTTTACCGTTGATCCTTATATGGCTGGCCATGCCATGGCCGAGGCCGTCAAGGGCATCCAAGACGCAGGTGTCATTGCTTGTGCTAAGCATTACATCGCAAACGAGCAAG AGCACTTCCGACAGAGTGGCGAGGTCCAGTCCCGCAAGTACAACATCTCCGAGtctctctcctccaaccTGGACGACAAAACTTTGCACGAGCTCTACGCCTGGCCCTTTGCTGATGCCGTCCGCGCTGGCGTCGGTTCCGTCATGTGCTCTTACAATCAGATCAACAACTCGTACGGTTGCCAGAACTCCAAGCTCCTCAACGGTATCCTCAAGGACGAGATGGGTTTCCAGGGCTTCGTCATGAGCGATTGGGCGGCCCAGCACACCGGTGCTGCTTCTGCCGTCGCTGGTCTTGATATGAGCATGCCTGGTGACACTGCGTTCGACAGTGGATATAGCTTCTGGGGTGGAAACCTGACTCTTGCTGTCATCAACGGAACTGTTCCCGCCTGGCGAGTTGATGACATGGCTCTGCGAATCATGTCGGCCTTCTTCAAGGTTGGAAAGTCGGTAGAGGACCTCCCCgatatcaacttctcctcctgGACCCGCGACACCTTCGGCTTCGTCCAAACATTTGCTCAAGAGAACCGCGAACAAGTCAACTTTGGAGTCAACGTCCAGCACGACCACAAGAACCACATCCGTGAGTCTGCCGCCAAGGGAAGCGTCATCCTCAAGAACACCGGCTCCCTTCCCCTCAACAATCCCAAGTTCCTCGCTGTCATTGGTGAGGACGCCGGTCCCAACCCTGCTGGACCCAATGGTTGCGGCGACCGTGGTTGCGACAATGGTACCCTGGCTATGGCTTGGGGCTCGGGAACTTCTCAATTCCCTTACTTGATCACACCCGACCAAGGTCTCCAGAACCGAGCTGCCCAAGACGGAACTCGATATGAGAGCATCTTGACCAACAACGAATGGGCCCAGACACAGGCTCTTGTCAGCCAACCCAACGTGACCGCTATCGTTTTTGCCAACGCCGACTCTGGTGAGGGTTACATTGAAGTCGACGGAAACTTCGGTGATCGCAAGAACCTCACCCTCTGGCAACAGGGAgatgagctcatcaagaacGTCTCGTCCATCTGCCCCAACACCATTGTCGTTCTGCATACCGTCGGCCCTGTCCTGCTCGCCGACTACGAGAAGAACCCCAACATCACCGCCATCGTCTGGGCTGGTCTTCCCGGCCAAGAGTCTGGCAATGCCATCGCTGATCTCCTCTACGGCAAGGTAAGCCCTGGCCGATCTCCCTTCACTTGGGGCCGCACCCGTGAGAGCTACGGTACCGAGGTTCTTTATGAGGCGAACAACGGCCGTGGCGCTCCTCAGGATGACTTCTCGGAGGGTGTCTTCATTGACTACCGTCACTTTGATCGACGATCTCCCAGCACCGATGGCAAGAGCGCTCCCAACAACACCGCTGCTCCTCTCTACGAGTTCGGTCATGGTCTGTCTTGGACTACCTTTGAGTACTCAGACCTCAACATCCAGAAGAACGTTAACTCCACCTACTCTCCTCCTGCTGGTCAGACCATTCCTGCCCCAACCTTTGGCAACTTCAGCAAGAACCTCAACGACTACGTGTTCCCTAAGGGTGTCCGATACATCTACAAGTTCATCTACCCCTTCCTGAACACTTCCTCATCCGCCAGCGAGGCATCTAACGACGGCGGCCAGTTTGGTAAGACTGCCGAAGAGTTCCTACCTCCAAACGCCCTCAACGGCTCAGCCCAGCCTCGTCTTCCCTCTTCTGGTGCCCCAGGCGGTAACCCTCAATTGTGGGATATCCTGTACACCGTCACAGCCACAATCACCAACACAGGCAACGCCACCTCCGACGAGATTCCCCAGCTGTATGTCAGCCTCGGTGGCGAGAACGAACCCGTTCGTGTCCTCCGCGGTTTCGACCGTATCGAGAACATTGCTCCCGGCCAGAgcgccatcttcaacgctcAATTGACCCGTCGCGATCTGAGCAACTGGGATGTGAATGCCCAGAACTGGGTTATCACCGACCATCCAAAGACGGTGTGGGTTGGAAGTAGTTCTCGCAAGCTGCCTCTCAGCGCCAAATTGGAATAA